The following coding sequences lie in one Paraburkholderia largidicola genomic window:
- a CDS encoding 12-oxophytodienoate reductase, with protein MGRPAASSDDAIPNIHTPESIAGWKRVVDGVHAAGGKIAVQLWHMGMQREPGTGPEPDAPTEGPTAVPGNARAMTDKEIADTIDAFAVAAQNAREIGFDAVEIHGAHGYLVDQFFWESTNTRADAYAGSIGTRTRFATEIVKAIRRKVGREFAISLRFSQWKVQDYRSKLAHTPRELEAFLTPLVDSGVSLFHASTRRFWEPEFPDSSLNLAGWTKKITGLPTITVGSVGLDGPDFLHTLRARDSDQQYAAHKAASLDALLRRLDDGEFDLVAVGRALAADPNWVSKIRSGSEDAIVAFDRSTLAELV; from the coding sequence ATCGGCCGACCGGCCGCTTCGAGCGACGACGCCATTCCGAACATCCATACGCCTGAAAGTATCGCGGGCTGGAAACGTGTCGTCGACGGCGTGCACGCGGCAGGCGGAAAAATCGCCGTGCAGCTCTGGCATATGGGCATGCAGCGCGAGCCGGGCACGGGCCCCGAACCCGATGCGCCGACTGAAGGCCCCACTGCCGTTCCCGGCAACGCCCGGGCAATGACAGACAAAGAAATAGCGGACACCATCGACGCATTCGCCGTCGCTGCGCAGAATGCGCGCGAGATCGGCTTCGACGCAGTCGAGATACACGGCGCGCATGGCTATCTCGTCGATCAGTTCTTCTGGGAGAGCACGAACACCCGCGCTGACGCTTACGCTGGCAGCATCGGTACTCGCACCCGCTTTGCAACGGAAATCGTCAAAGCGATCCGCCGGAAAGTCGGACGTGAGTTCGCTATCTCGCTGCGCTTCTCTCAATGGAAAGTTCAGGACTACCGCAGCAAGCTGGCGCACACGCCACGCGAACTCGAAGCTTTTCTGACGCCGCTCGTCGATTCCGGCGTGAGCCTCTTTCACGCATCGACGCGCCGCTTCTGGGAGCCGGAATTTCCCGACTCGTCTCTCAATCTCGCAGGATGGACGAAGAAGATCACAGGCTTGCCGACGATTACCGTTGGCTCCGTGGGACTCGACGGCCCAGACTTCCTGCACACACTGCGGGCGCGCGATAGCGACCAGCAGTATGCCGCGCACAAGGCAGCCTCACTGGATGCGCTTCTGCGCCGGCTCGATGACGGAGAGTTCGACCTCGTTGCAGTCGGCCGTGCGTTAGCGGCAGACCCGAACTGGGTGTCCAAAATCCGAAGCGGCAGCGAAGATGCAATCGTCGCGTTCGATCGGTCCACGCTGGCCGAACTCGTTTAA
- a CDS encoding helix-turn-helix transcriptional regulator codes for MVAASRTDADSLARMAAHAAASLIPAETDWRCARTVREAASANPHKVIVTRWTHAGHTPLKVTSDGSDTFHCVAINLKCAEFAFKHAGSSVIDGRLTAGVAQVTPPGVPTETLFATSADLLHLFVPQPVLEACYRDLYQHNPSHAISLDDPALIRDPVVERLSQALIGAPAGDVIGGKMFVEKISLAIVSRIVAHHYARSVRRLTQGAHPLPQWRLERVSEFVDAHLGEKIGLPEMASSAGLTRMHFAAQFRRATGMGPHEYLLRRRIDRAKQLLRDSHFSVLDIAISCGFESQPHFTTVFRKQVGEPPARWKASLPASCS; via the coding sequence ATGGTCGCCGCATCTCGAACCGACGCCGACAGCCTCGCCCGCATGGCGGCACATGCCGCTGCATCGCTGATCCCTGCGGAAACCGATTGGCGCTGCGCACGCACCGTGCGCGAAGCCGCGTCGGCAAATCCGCACAAGGTCATCGTGACGCGATGGACGCATGCAGGGCATACGCCGCTCAAAGTAACGAGCGATGGCAGCGACACGTTCCATTGCGTTGCGATCAACCTGAAGTGCGCCGAGTTTGCATTCAAACACGCGGGTTCCAGCGTGATCGACGGTCGTCTCACGGCAGGCGTCGCACAAGTGACGCCGCCCGGTGTACCGACTGAAACGCTGTTTGCAACGTCGGCCGATCTGCTGCATCTGTTCGTCCCGCAACCGGTGCTCGAAGCCTGCTATCGGGATCTGTATCAACACAATCCTTCACACGCCATTTCACTCGACGACCCGGCGCTGATACGCGACCCCGTCGTCGAACGGCTCAGCCAGGCGCTGATCGGCGCGCCGGCTGGGGACGTGATCGGCGGAAAGATGTTTGTCGAAAAGATCAGTCTCGCTATCGTTTCGCGCATCGTCGCGCATCACTACGCGCGCTCTGTCCGTCGACTGACGCAGGGTGCTCATCCGCTGCCGCAATGGCGTTTGGAGCGTGTGAGCGAGTTCGTCGACGCGCACCTCGGCGAGAAGATCGGGTTACCGGAGATGGCTTCGAGCGCGGGCCTCACACGCATGCACTTCGCCGCGCAATTTCGTCGCGCGACAGGCATGGGCCCGCATGAATATCTGCTTCGACGGCGAATCGATCGCGCGAAGCAACTGTTGCGCGACTCGCATTTCAGTGTGCTCGACATCGCGATCAGTTGCGGTTTCGAATCGCAGCCTCATTTCACGACGGTCTTCAGGAAGCAGGTTGGCGAGCCGCCCGCACGCTGGAAAGCAAGTCTGCCCGCGTCATGCTCTTAG